Proteins encoded within one genomic window of uncultured Draconibacterium sp.:
- a CDS encoding DEAD/DEAH box helicase — protein MSLFETMGLKAEILGAIQELGFENPTPVQEKTIPFLLESDQDMVALAQTGTGKTAAFGLPIVQQFDSSVKVPQALILSPTRELALQIAKDLENFSKNINGAKIATLYGGSDIRKQIKDLEKGAQIVVGTPGRTLDLIKRNKLKVHDIQWVVLDEADEMLSMGFKDDLDAILKDTPVEKQTLLFSATMPKEIVRIANTYMADPHEISVGKRNTAAENVEHNYYLVHARDRYIALKRVADMNPNIYGIIFCRTRAETKDVADKLMQDGYNADALHGDLSQAQRDHVMSRFRSKHLQMLVATDVAARGLDVNELTHVINYNLPDDPEVYIHRSGRTGRAGKKGISITLIHMREKGKLRDVEKKVGKKFIKVPVPQGKEICEKQLFNLIDRVEKVEVNDENIAEFMPVIYKKLAWLEREELIKHFVSVEFNRFLQYYENAKDINVDEAREKESMRKERGDRGRGRERGNRERSDRGRGRRGNGNMSRFFFSLGKKSGVNKRAIIDLINQNTPGKSIDIGSIEVLKGFSFFEIDSNYEKELVKAFKNARFRGQKVNIEIANKKK, from the coding sequence ATGAGTTTATTTGAAACAATGGGGTTAAAAGCCGAAATCCTTGGTGCGATCCAGGAGCTTGGTTTTGAGAATCCCACGCCGGTTCAGGAAAAAACGATTCCGTTTTTACTGGAAAGCGACCAGGATATGGTTGCCTTGGCACAAACAGGAACGGGAAAAACAGCGGCATTTGGGTTACCCATTGTTCAGCAGTTCGACAGTTCGGTAAAAGTACCACAGGCCTTAATTTTAAGTCCAACGCGCGAACTGGCTTTGCAAATTGCAAAAGACCTCGAGAATTTCTCGAAAAACATTAACGGAGCAAAAATTGCCACTTTATATGGCGGTTCCGACATCAGAAAACAGATTAAAGACCTTGAGAAAGGCGCCCAGATTGTGGTGGGAACGCCGGGTCGTACACTCGATCTGATTAAGAGAAACAAACTAAAAGTACACGATATACAGTGGGTGGTACTCGACGAAGCTGACGAAATGCTTTCGATGGGATTTAAGGACGACCTTGATGCCATTTTGAAAGATACGCCGGTAGAAAAACAAACTTTACTGTTTTCGGCTACTATGCCAAAAGAGATTGTACGAATTGCCAATACATACATGGCCGATCCACACGAGATTTCGGTGGGAAAACGTAACACTGCTGCCGAAAATGTAGAGCACAACTATTACCTGGTGCACGCCCGCGACCGTTATATTGCCCTGAAACGTGTAGCCGATATGAACCCGAATATCTACGGAATTATTTTCTGCCGTACACGTGCTGAAACGAAGGATGTGGCCGATAAACTGATGCAGGACGGATACAATGCCGATGCATTACACGGCGACCTGTCGCAGGCACAGCGCGACCATGTTATGTCGCGTTTCCGTAGCAAACACCTACAAATGCTGGTGGCTACCGATGTGGCTGCACGCGGTTTGGATGTGAACGAACTGACACACGTTATTAACTACAACCTGCCCGACGACCCAGAAGTGTACATTCACAGAAGTGGAAGAACAGGCCGTGCAGGGAAAAAAGGTATTTCTATTACCCTGATCCACATGCGCGAAAAAGGAAAACTGCGCGATGTAGAGAAGAAAGTGGGTAAGAAATTCATTAAAGTTCCGGTTCCACAAGGGAAAGAAATTTGCGAAAAGCAACTTTTTAACCTCATCGACCGGGTGGAGAAAGTGGAAGTGAATGACGAGAATATTGCTGAATTTATGCCGGTTATTTACAAAAAGCTGGCTTGGCTTGAACGCGAAGAGCTGATCAAGCACTTTGTATCGGTAGAGTTCAACCGCTTTTTACAATACTACGAAAACGCCAAGGATATTAACGTTGACGAGGCCCGCGAAAAAGAATCGATGCGCAAAGAACGTGGCGACCGCGGACGTGGACGTGAGCGTGGGAACCGTGAGCGTAGTGACCGTGGACGCGGACGTAGAGGCAACGGAAATATGTCGCGTTTCTTCTTTAGCCTGGGGAAAAAAAGCGGCGTTAACAAACGTGCAATCATCGATTTGATTAACCAGAACACTCCGGGAAAAAGTATCGATATCGGCAGCATTGAAGTGCTAAAAGGTTTCTCGTTCTTCGAAATCGATTCGAACTACGAAAAGGAACTGGTGAAAGCTTTTAAGAATGCCCGTTTTAGAGGCCAGAAAGTAAATATTGAGATAGCGAATAAAAAGAAGTAG
- a CDS encoding outer membrane beta-barrel protein encodes MKHRKPMKRIVQIQLLLFLFLCFSGLEVKAQENDSIVPLENPKRFLRKIDLSEFTHNGLKLWQDDFSGHWVGIDFGFNMLLDEDYSGYQSEFMDNDVFRSNSAYFNFLQQSIGLQKNRNTIGLVTGMGLQLQSYRLDDNTTIVKGNDGVISPEYLYFNDNQKSKLAIEMITLPLLLEFQIPINHYDNRLFFSAGVVGSLRLSSHTKIKYKEEKKQKLKVVDDFSMHRFRYSVMVRTGYRWFNVFASYDLVPLFKTDKGPELTPFTFGITLFQL; translated from the coding sequence ATGAAGCACAGAAAACCCATGAAAAGAATAGTTCAGATTCAGCTCCTCTTATTCCTGTTTCTTTGTTTTTCCGGTTTGGAAGTCAAAGCACAGGAAAACGACAGCATTGTTCCGTTAGAAAATCCAAAGCGTTTTTTACGAAAAATCGATCTCTCAGAATTTACCCACAACGGATTGAAATTGTGGCAAGACGACTTTTCGGGGCATTGGGTAGGCATCGATTTTGGTTTTAATATGCTGCTCGATGAGGATTACTCTGGTTATCAATCGGAGTTTATGGATAACGATGTTTTTCGGTCGAATTCGGCATATTTCAATTTTTTGCAACAAAGTATCGGCTTGCAGAAAAACAGGAATACGATCGGCCTGGTTACCGGGATGGGGCTGCAATTACAGAGCTACCGATTAGATGATAATACCACAATTGTAAAAGGTAACGATGGAGTGATTTCGCCGGAATACCTGTATTTTAACGATAACCAGAAATCGAAACTGGCGATTGAGATGATTACGCTGCCCTTGCTTCTCGAATTTCAGATTCCTATAAACCACTACGATAACCGCTTGTTTTTTTCGGCAGGAGTGGTGGGCAGTTTGAGGTTGAGCAGTCACACCAAAATAAAGTACAAAGAAGAAAAGAAACAGAAACTAAAAGTGGTGGACGATTTTTCGATGCACCGTTTTCGATACTCGGTAATGGTGCGAACCGGCTACCGCTGGTTTAATGTGTTTGCCAGCTACGATCTGGTGCCGCTGTTTAAAACCGATAAAGGGCCGGAGCTTACGCCATTTACTTTTGGTATCACTTTATTTCAATTATAA
- a CDS encoding creatininase family protein yields MNAKPYVLEHTNWKQVKNQKYDVAILPWGATEPHNYHLPYGTDSLETAKIAEKAAGKAWEKGAKVMVLPVIPLGAQNMGQIDMPFCLHTKPSTQLIILKDLLTALSGQGIKKLVLMNGHGGNDFKPLVRELQPQFPDVFISLVEWFRMLDQEDFFEEAGDHANEMETSIIMHFFPDLVRPLDEAGNGDAKSFKLESLKNKTAWAPRQWDKVSADTGVGNPKKATAEKGKKFVDDVTTQIADYFVELAACNLGDMYE; encoded by the coding sequence ATGAATGCTAAACCTTATGTGTTGGAACATACCAACTGGAAACAGGTAAAAAATCAAAAATACGATGTGGCCATTTTGCCGTGGGGAGCAACCGAACCACACAACTATCATTTACCGTACGGAACCGATTCGCTGGAGACAGCAAAAATCGCCGAGAAGGCAGCGGGCAAAGCCTGGGAAAAAGGTGCAAAAGTAATGGTGCTCCCGGTAATTCCACTTGGCGCACAAAACATGGGGCAGATTGATATGCCCTTTTGTTTACATACCAAGCCATCTACCCAGCTGATTATTCTGAAAGACCTGTTAACTGCCTTAAGCGGGCAGGGCATAAAAAAACTGGTGCTGATGAATGGCCATGGCGGAAATGATTTTAAGCCGCTGGTGCGCGAGTTGCAACCTCAGTTCCCGGATGTGTTTATTTCGCTGGTAGAGTGGTTTCGAATGCTTGATCAGGAGGATTTTTTTGAGGAAGCCGGCGACCATGCCAACGAAATGGAAACAAGTATAATCATGCACTTCTTCCCGGATTTGGTAAGGCCGCTTGATGAAGCCGGTAACGGAGATGCAAAATCTTTCAAATTGGAAAGCCTCAAAAACAAAACGGCCTGGGCACCACGCCAATGGGATAAAGTTTCGGCCGATACCGGTGTTGGAAATCCGAAAAAAGCCACTGCCGAAAAAGGTAAAAAGTTTGTGGATGATGTGACCACACAAATCGCTGATTATTTTGTGGAGTTGGCAGCTTGCAACTTGGGTGATATGTACGAATGA
- the pepE gene encoding dipeptidase PepE: MKLLLISNSTMPGEAYLDYPKNEIKKFLGDKPVTAVFIPYAAVTFSFDIYCEKVEERFAELGHHIKGIHTFKNPIKAIEEAEAIIVGGGNTWQLVRMMHDQKLMNPIRERVYNGVPYIGWSAGSNVACPTLRTTNDMPIIDPLGFDCINMVPFQINPHYLDANPEGHGGETREQRISEFLEINPKCYVAGLREGTMFKLEEDKLELIGDRSCRIFKKGQEPYELKAGDDFSFLLP, from the coding sequence ATGAAGCTATTACTGATAAGCAATTCAACAATGCCGGGCGAAGCTTACCTGGATTACCCGAAAAACGAGATAAAGAAATTCCTGGGCGACAAACCGGTAACAGCGGTTTTTATTCCGTATGCAGCCGTTACATTTTCGTTTGATATCTACTGTGAAAAAGTGGAAGAGCGATTCGCCGAGCTGGGGCATCACATTAAAGGTATCCATACGTTTAAAAACCCGATAAAAGCAATTGAAGAAGCCGAAGCAATTATTGTTGGCGGGGGAAACACCTGGCAGCTGGTTCGAATGATGCACGATCAGAAGTTAATGAATCCGATCCGAGAGCGTGTGTACAATGGTGTTCCGTATATTGGTTGGAGTGCCGGATCGAACGTGGCCTGTCCAACATTGCGAACTACGAATGATATGCCGATAATCGATCCGCTGGGATTTGATTGTATAAATATGGTGCCATTTCAAATCAACCCGCACTACCTCGATGCCAATCCTGAAGGACACGGCGGTGAAACACGTGAGCAGCGAATTTCTGAATTCCTTGAGATTAATCCGAAATGCTACGTGGCTGGTTTACGCGAAGGAACCATGTTTAAATTGGAAGAAGATAAATTGGAGCTGATCGGTGACAGAAGCTGCCGTATCTTTAAAAAAGGACAAGAGCCTTACGAGTTAAAAGCCGGCGACGATTTTAGCTTTTTACTGCCGTAA
- a CDS encoding TrkA C-terminal domain-containing protein: MELIENSYFALFVIIALGFIVGRIKVFGLSLDVSAVIFVALVFGHFGIVVPKDFQYLGLVLFIFTIGIQAGPSFFESFKKEGRQLAGFASLLIVLASVITVIIITVFKVDPNIAVGLLTGSLTSTPGLAAAIDYTGSPLASIGYGVGYPFGVIGVILFIRFLPKILGTSVAKAEEEHLSVLKDEFPEVVKRNFVVENENVVGKTIGELRIRFMTKAVVSRVVHDGVAVTPTPKTLLQKGDLIKAVGTEEALKNVELLIGPQTDQEISIDAKYDVRSVLVTNKEVVNKTIGQINLLHTYGATITRIRRAGINIVPSPGSKLHFGDKLVIASSRANMDMVSKIFGNDQKRLSDTDILPVALGIILGVLVGKISIAMGTFAFSLGLTGGVLIVALVLSRIGKTGPILWTMTGAANQLVRQFGLLLFLAAVGTGAGQKIVETFNQYGIELFLYGGAITIFPMIVAGILGKYFFKMNILTLLGAISGSMTSTPGLAAADSMTDTNAHSIAYATVYPVAMVLLIVCVQLITMFF; the protein is encoded by the coding sequence ATGGAACTAATAGAAAATAGCTATTTTGCCCTGTTTGTAATTATTGCATTAGGCTTTATTGTTGGTCGAATCAAGGTTTTTGGGCTGTCGCTCGATGTGTCGGCCGTAATTTTTGTGGCCCTTGTTTTTGGTCACTTTGGCATTGTGGTTCCAAAAGATTTCCAGTACCTCGGATTGGTACTGTTTATTTTTACTATAGGAATTCAGGCAGGTCCCAGTTTCTTCGAATCGTTTAAAAAAGAAGGTCGACAACTCGCCGGATTTGCATCTTTGTTGATTGTGCTGGCCTCCGTTATCACTGTTATTATTATCACTGTTTTTAAAGTTGATCCGAACATTGCTGTTGGTTTATTAACCGGTTCGTTAACCAGTACGCCGGGTCTGGCCGCGGCCATCGATTATACCGGCTCGCCACTGGCATCTATCGGTTATGGTGTTGGCTATCCCTTTGGTGTTATTGGAGTGATTCTGTTCATTCGTTTCCTGCCAAAAATATTAGGTACTTCCGTTGCTAAAGCTGAAGAAGAGCATCTATCTGTTTTGAAAGATGAGTTCCCTGAAGTAGTTAAGCGCAATTTTGTGGTTGAAAACGAAAATGTTGTTGGAAAAACGATAGGAGAGTTGCGCATCCGGTTTATGACCAAAGCAGTAGTTTCGCGTGTGGTGCACGATGGTGTGGCAGTAACGCCAACCCCTAAAACGTTATTGCAGAAAGGCGACCTGATAAAAGCTGTTGGAACCGAAGAGGCGCTAAAAAATGTGGAGTTATTAATCGGCCCGCAAACGGATCAGGAAATTTCAATTGATGCGAAATATGATGTGCGATCGGTATTGGTGACCAATAAAGAGGTGGTTAATAAAACCATCGGACAAATTAATTTATTACACACTTATGGTGCAACCATCACCCGTATTCGCAGGGCCGGTATTAATATTGTTCCAAGTCCGGGCTCGAAACTGCATTTTGGCGATAAGCTGGTAATTGCCAGTAGTCGTGCCAACATGGATATGGTATCAAAAATATTTGGTAACGACCAAAAACGTTTGTCCGACACGGATATTTTGCCGGTAGCTCTTGGAATTATTCTTGGAGTGTTGGTAGGGAAAATCAGTATTGCCATGGGAACTTTTGCTTTTAGTCTTGGTTTAACCGGAGGTGTGCTTATAGTAGCATTGGTGCTTAGCCGTATTGGGAAAACCGGCCCAATTTTATGGACTATGACAGGAGCTGCCAACCAGCTGGTACGTCAGTTTGGTTTATTGCTTTTTCTTGCAGCAGTTGGTACAGGTGCCGGGCAAAAAATTGTGGAAACATTCAATCAATATGGAATTGAACTGTTTCTATACGGCGGTGCCATTACCATTTTTCCAATGATTGTTGCAGGAATCCTGGGCAAGTATTTCTTTAAGATGAACATTCTAACACTGTTGGGAGCTATCAGCGGAAGTATGACAAGTACTCCTGGGCTGGCAGCAGCCGACTCGATGACCGACACCAATGCACACTCCATAGCTTATGCAACGGTTTACCCTGTGGCAATGGTATTGCTGATTGTTTGTGTTCAGCTAATTACAATGTTTTTCTGA
- a CDS encoding thioredoxin family protein — MKYIKTIVFSLVMILPVLLNAQEQKIYDTTADAKKDIAEAIEAAQNSNKHVFLQIGGNWCPWCIKFHNFVHDNEELSSFMEDNFEVVKVNYDQNNRQEELLSELEFPQRFGFPVFVILDASGKRIHTQNSAFLEKDKSYDKNKILHFLRNWSPTALDPASYEK, encoded by the coding sequence ATGAAATATATTAAAACAATAGTATTTAGCCTTGTAATGATTCTGCCAGTGTTACTAAACGCACAGGAGCAAAAGATTTACGATACTACTGCTGATGCAAAAAAAGATATTGCTGAAGCTATCGAAGCAGCTCAAAATTCAAACAAACATGTATTCTTACAAATTGGTGGAAACTGGTGCCCGTGGTGCATTAAATTCCACAATTTTGTTCACGATAATGAAGAGCTCAGTTCGTTTATGGAAGACAACTTTGAAGTGGTAAAAGTAAATTACGACCAAAATAACCGACAGGAAGAACTGTTATCCGAACTTGAATTTCCGCAACGTTTTGGCTTTCCTGTTTTTGTTATTCTCGATGCGTCGGGTAAACGTATTCACACGCAAAACTCAGCCTTTTTAGAAAAGGATAAAAGTTACGACAAAAACAAAATCTTACATTTTCTGAGAAACTGGTCGCCAACTGCTTTGGATCCGGCTTCGTACGAAAAATAA
- a CDS encoding glycoside hydrolase family 32 protein, translating to MNFLSTALLSIALLISLPAQKKEQKLYDELYRPQFHFTPEKNWHNDPNGLVYYDNEYHMFYQYNPNGNEWGYMHWGHTVSTDLLHWQQLPIALYPDEGSTDKERCTAYSGSAIVDENNLLGKQSDSNKTLIAFYTSQHCGQRIAYSTDKGRTWEKYERNPIIPYDENDDARDPKVFWHEESGKWIMALYRKASKEEGSKGVSFYTSTNLVDWEWQSHIASFFECPDLVKFKVTNRPDETKWVLFDGDGSYIIGSFDDKTFTPETAKIKSDWGKNYYATQTWSNIPESDGRVIQIAWMRGGEFPDMPFNGQMSFPCELSVTKFDYGYQLIRKPVSEIEKLHGKHYAWEDKNVLPGLNDNKLKKVSGDCLHIIGEFDLKTTDNFGFMLRNDNKSAGTEILYNVKRETLTVLGCTVPLPPVDNKIKLEILLDRSSIEIFANDGKKVISNCFTPTEKATDVILFTNGGELGIDKIDVYEMNSIWEK from the coding sequence ATGAACTTTTTATCAACAGCCTTACTCTCTATTGCTCTGCTAATTAGTCTTCCGGCACAAAAAAAGGAGCAAAAACTTTACGACGAACTTTACCGGCCACAATTCCATTTTACGCCGGAAAAGAACTGGCATAACGATCCTAACGGGCTGGTTTATTATGACAATGAATACCATATGTTTTACCAATATAACCCAAACGGAAACGAATGGGGATATATGCACTGGGGACACACTGTAAGCACCGACCTGCTTCATTGGCAGCAACTTCCGATTGCTCTTTATCCCGACGAAGGCTCTACCGACAAAGAAAGGTGCACTGCGTATTCAGGATCGGCAATTGTTGATGAAAACAACCTGCTCGGGAAACAAAGCGACAGTAACAAAACGCTGATTGCATTTTATACCAGCCAGCATTGCGGACAACGTATTGCCTACAGCACCGATAAAGGAAGAACGTGGGAAAAGTATGAACGAAATCCGATAATTCCTTACGATGAAAATGACGATGCACGCGACCCGAAAGTTTTTTGGCACGAAGAAAGCGGGAAATGGATAATGGCACTTTATCGTAAGGCGAGTAAAGAAGAAGGTTCAAAAGGTGTTTCATTTTACACTTCTACCAACTTGGTTGACTGGGAATGGCAAAGCCACATTGCAAGTTTTTTCGAATGCCCCGACCTGGTAAAATTCAAAGTTACCAATAGACCCGATGAGACCAAATGGGTACTTTTTGATGGCGATGGCAGCTATATTATTGGTAGTTTCGATGATAAAACCTTTACCCCTGAAACCGCAAAGATTAAAAGCGACTGGGGTAAAAATTACTACGCCACACAAACCTGGAGTAATATTCCGGAGTCGGATGGTCGTGTAATACAAATTGCCTGGATGCGGGGCGGAGAATTCCCGGATATGCCATTTAACGGACAAATGTCGTTTCCGTGCGAATTGTCGGTTACAAAATTCGATTATGGTTATCAACTCATACGAAAACCGGTTTCAGAGATTGAGAAATTGCATGGCAAACACTACGCATGGGAAGACAAAAACGTGCTTCCGGGACTTAACGACAATAAACTAAAAAAGGTATCGGGCGATTGCCTGCATATTATTGGCGAGTTCGACCTGAAAACCACCGATAACTTTGGTTTTATGCTTCGTAACGATAACAAGTCGGCCGGAACAGAAATTCTGTACAATGTAAAACGGGAAACATTAACCGTACTTGGCTGCACCGTTCCACTGCCGCCTGTCGACAATAAAATTAAACTCGAAATATTGCTCGATCGCTCCTCTATTGAAATCTTTGCCAACGACGGAAAAAAAGTGATTAGTAACTGTTTCACCCCAACCGAAAAAGCAACCGACGTTATACTCTTCACCAATGGCGGCGAGTTGGGAATTGACAAAATTGATGTTTACGAAATGAATTCGATCTGGGAAAAATAA
- a CDS encoding T9SS type A sorting domain-containing protein, with protein sequence MRHLIIIALVLFGAFYARAEQSGQDRITKINAPINIASENSKKSFIAPHETNLKSGSVLNSDFQVEFVNFPENAKPAFLYAVSIYENLISSPVPVKVRATWKSIGTNVLASSAPGSMYRNFSGARLSNVYYPVALAEKLAEKDLNGTEADIECSFNSSINWYFGTNGDCPSNEYDFVTVVLHELVHGLGFVGFFDIVNNQGTIDNSASAPSIYDVYIYNQLNEQIADENLFARPSTTLKNQLLSNNLMVKGQGNDEGVKVYAPQSWNVGTSIYHYPENEFAEGDANALMSPFIFKGEAIHYPGDKTLDVLAQLGWKSLSFDGYEIKDFEEPCEKLPVLVEVGGEMDIDRSSVKITFSTDNFATSETVSLAYNNNTNQFEGDLPLNNAEGKIYYYYEAKTTGNVAFSYPERAPEQKLSFRIGDDYYPPVLQHNPEKLVNAESPVMNFAAVATDNVGINRVEVQYRINGQDQEPFILSKEGADNYAGKLEFPTQLFNDDVVEYRIVAIDNTSRENKRRMPTSGYYSVSVFETEEALTGYFNNFDSPNTDFEISDFEVTLPAGFSSGNLHTVNPYPESNADNQKYNLLAQLKYPIVLEENGLLSFDEVVLVEPGVEGTVYTEDQFWDFVIVEASKNNGKSWLPITDGYDSSVDDLWSSQFTGSLKSAVSQAAGAENMFLKQTINLTDNTGFEAGDTVIIRFRLASDKATTGWGWAIDNLSIQQVTTDVDEELAANDVTIYPNPFKSSIYIDGFQSEMTNDVEVIITDLYGKTVHRETLYDASYSGKIKIDLPNVAPGVYMASVSDNNLNTITQKIIKN encoded by the coding sequence ATGAGACATTTAATTATTATTGCCTTGGTATTATTTGGCGCTTTTTATGCCAGGGCAGAGCAATCTGGTCAGGACAGGATCACAAAGATCAACGCCCCGATCAATATTGCTTCTGAAAACAGTAAGAAATCGTTTATTGCACCCCATGAAACAAACTTAAAATCCGGATCGGTATTGAATTCCGATTTCCAGGTGGAGTTTGTGAACTTTCCTGAAAATGCGAAACCTGCATTTTTGTATGCTGTTTCTATTTACGAAAACTTAATTTCGTCGCCTGTACCGGTTAAAGTACGTGCAACATGGAAAAGTATAGGAACCAATGTATTGGCTAGCAGTGCTCCTGGCAGTATGTACCGTAACTTTAGCGGTGCAAGATTAAGTAATGTTTATTACCCCGTTGCATTAGCCGAAAAACTTGCCGAAAAAGATTTGAACGGAACTGAAGCTGATATTGAGTGTTCGTTTAACAGCTCAATTAACTGGTATTTTGGTACCAACGGCGATTGTCCGTCGAACGAGTACGATTTTGTAACTGTCGTGTTGCACGAGTTGGTACACGGTTTAGGATTTGTTGGTTTTTTCGATATCGTAAATAATCAGGGAACTATAGATAATAGCGCGAGTGCACCCAGTATCTACGACGTATACATTTATAATCAGCTAAACGAACAAATTGCTGATGAAAATCTTTTTGCTCGTCCGTCAACAACTCTTAAAAATCAATTGCTTTCGAATAACCTAATGGTAAAAGGCCAGGGAAACGACGAGGGAGTAAAAGTATATGCTCCTCAGAGCTGGAATGTAGGAACCAGTATTTACCATTATCCGGAGAATGAATTTGCAGAAGGAGACGCTAACGCATTAATGTCGCCTTTTATTTTTAAAGGAGAAGCCATTCATTATCCGGGTGATAAAACTCTGGACGTTTTAGCTCAGTTGGGATGGAAATCGCTTAGTTTTGATGGTTATGAGATTAAAGATTTTGAAGAGCCATGCGAAAAACTTCCTGTTTTAGTTGAAGTAGGTGGCGAAATGGATATCGATCGTTCTTCGGTAAAAATCACTTTCTCAACCGATAACTTTGCAACATCTGAAACTGTAAGTCTTGCATACAATAACAATACAAATCAGTTTGAAGGCGACTTACCTTTAAACAATGCAGAAGGTAAAATTTACTACTACTACGAGGCAAAAACTACAGGCAATGTAGCATTCAGCTACCCGGAACGTGCTCCGGAGCAGAAACTGAGTTTTCGTATAGGCGACGATTATTACCCTCCGGTTTTGCAGCACAATCCAGAGAAACTGGTAAATGCTGAAAGTCCTGTAATGAACTTTGCCGCGGTTGCAACTGATAATGTTGGAATAAACAGAGTTGAAGTTCAGTACCGTATTAACGGACAAGATCAGGAACCATTTATCTTATCAAAAGAGGGTGCCGATAATTACGCTGGTAAACTCGAATTCCCTACACAATTATTTAACGACGATGTTGTTGAGTACCGCATTGTAGCTATCGACAATACTTCGCGCGAGAACAAACGTCGTATGCCAACCAGTGGTTATTATAGCGTTTCAGTATTCGAAACTGAAGAAGCTTTAACCGGCTACTTTAATAACTTTGATTCGCCAAATACCGATTTCGAAATTTCTGATTTTGAAGTGACCCTACCTGCCGGCTTTTCAAGTGGTAATCTGCACACAGTAAATCCATATCCAGAATCAAATGCTGATAATCAAAAATACAACCTACTTGCCCAGTTAAAATATCCGATTGTTCTTGAAGAAAATGGTCTATTGAGTTTTGATGAGGTAGTTTTAGTAGAACCGGGGGTAGAAGGAACAGTCTATACCGAGGATCAGTTTTGGGATTTTGTAATTGTTGAGGCAAGCAAAAATAATGGAAAAAGCTGGTTGCCTATAACTGATGGTTACGACTCAAGTGTTGATGACCTTTGGAGTTCTCAATTTACAGGTTCGTTAAAAAGTGCGGTGTCACAAGCTGCCGGAGCAGAAAATATGTTCCTTAAACAAACTATTAACTTAACCGACAACACCGGTTTTGAAGCAGGTGACACTGTAATTATCCGCTTTCGTTTAGCATCCGACAAAGCTACTACCGGTTGGGGGTGGGCAATCGACAATTTATCAATTCAGCAAGTTACTACAGATGTTGATGAAGAGTTGGCTGCCAATGATGTAACGATCTACCCAAATCCTTTTAAAAGCAGTATTTACATCGACGGATTCCAGTCGGAAATGACCAACGATGTGGAAGTAATTATAACCGACTTATACGGAAAAACAGTGCATCGCGAAACACTTTATGATGCATCTTATTCAGGAAAGATAAAAATCGATCTTCCTAATGTAGCTCCTGGAGTTTATATGGCAAGTGTATCAGATAACAATTTAAATACTATTACTCAAAAAATCATAAAAAATTAA